One Halarcobacter ebronensis genomic window carries:
- a CDS encoding SIR2 family NAD-dependent protein deacylase — protein MGKKVVILSGAGLSASSGISTFRDSDGLWEKHDINEICSAGCLDWNYEATINFYNLRREDIKDKKPNNAHKMIARVKEKYPSIVEVITQNIDDLLEKADCKGVLHLHGFLKELRCMNCERVVNIEYKLQDSTNSTCSKCGGKLRPNIVFFGEAAPQYEKLYKLLEECGLLVVIGTSGYVIDVSFLSQYADKAILNNLEPSQAIVEDCFDKIYYEDANSAYKKIEDDIEEYINSL, from the coding sequence ATGGGTAAAAAAGTAGTTATTTTAAGTGGAGCAGGGCTTAGTGCAAGTAGTGGAATCTCAACATTTAGGGATAGTGATGGCTTGTGGGAAAAACATGATATAAATGAGATTTGTAGTGCAGGGTGTCTGGATTGGAACTATGAAGCTACAATAAATTTTTATAACCTAAGAAGAGAAGATATAAAAGACAAAAAACCAAACAATGCCCATAAAATGATTGCAAGAGTTAAAGAAAAATATCCAAGTATAGTTGAAGTAATTACCCAAAATATTGATGATTTATTAGAAAAAGCAGATTGTAAAGGGGTTCTTCATCTACATGGTTTTTTAAAAGAGCTTAGATGTATGAATTGTGAAAGAGTAGTAAACATAGAGTATAAACTCCAAGATAGTACTAACTCAACTTGCTCTAAATGTGGAGGTAAACTTCGACCAAATATTGTATTTTTTGGAGAAGCTGCACCACAATATGAAAAATTATATAAACTTCTAGAAGAGTGTGGACTCTTGGTAGTAATTGGAACAAGTGGTTATGTGATAGATGTAAGCTTTTTATCCCAATATGCAGACAAAGCAATATTAAATAATCTTGAGCCAAGCCAAGCAATAGTTGAAGATTGCTTTGATAAAATCTATTATGAAGATGCAAATAGTGCTTATAAAAAAATTGAAGATGATATAGAGGAATATATAAATAGTCTATGA
- a CDS encoding SDR family NAD(P)-dependent oxidoreductase produces the protein MRNILITGCSSGIGFETARILKENGIKVYASARKKEDVEMLKILGFDALLLDVTNAQNIKESLQYIISKDGKIDAVFNNAGFGQPGAVEDISVRVLKEQFETNFFGMHEVTIQILPIFRKQGYGKIIQHSSVLGIISLKFRGAYNASKYAIEGLADTLRLELLDTNITVSTINTGPVTSKFRENSLNNFRKNIDIENSFFSKIYKKEVKKRLESTDDGGLFNLPASSVANVVLKIMNSKRAKPRYYVTKATYILGFAKRVLSTSLLDKLLNKI, from the coding sequence ATGAGAAATATTTTAATAACAGGTTGTTCTAGTGGTATTGGATTTGAAACTGCAAGAATACTAAAAGAAAATGGCATAAAAGTCTATGCAAGTGCAAGAAAAAAAGAAGATGTAGAGATGTTAAAAATTTTAGGCTTTGACGCACTTTTGCTTGATGTAACAAATGCTCAAAATATAAAAGAATCCCTTCAATATATTATTTCAAAAGATGGAAAAATTGATGCAGTTTTTAATAATGCAGGGTTTGGGCAACCAGGAGCAGTTGAAGATATCTCTGTAAGAGTTTTAAAAGAGCAGTTTGAGACAAACTTTTTTGGAATGCATGAAGTTACAATACAAATTTTGCCAATTTTTAGAAAACAAGGATATGGAAAAATTATCCAACACTCCTCTGTTTTAGGAATAATAAGCCTTAAATTTAGAGGAGCATACAACGCTTCAAAATATGCAATTGAAGGACTTGCAGATACTTTAAGATTAGAGTTATTAGATACAAATATAACTGTAAGTACCATAAACACCGGCCCAGTTACAAGTAAATTTAGGGAAAACTCTTTGAATAATTTTAGAAAAAATATAGATATAGAAAATAGTTTCTTTAGTAAAATCTATAAAAAAGAGGTAAAAAAAAGATTAGAGAGTACAGATGATGGAGGTCTGTTTAATCTTCCCGCAAGTAGTGTTGCAAATGTTGTTTTAAAAATAATGAACTCAAAAAGAGCAAAACCTAGATACTATGTTACAAAAGCAACATACATCTTAGGTTTTGCAAAAAGAGTTTTATCAACTTCTTTGTTAGATAAACTCTTAAATAAAATCTAA
- a CDS encoding DUF2589 domain-containing protein translates to MAIFLDNILKAIHNSVIEAQKISEQQHMRALGRYFYLDKNEEIMEYEGVTIDDLGMPKNVDVKLPFIEENELKYHDVQIPLIALSPPSSIKIKNLKVSFEARITGVDESQKREKGFFKFFKSKDGSRQLEKKDDNSSKGPIKVDFSGDNKNAGVAKIEIEFENSDVPETFARINDHIVKTFPF, encoded by the coding sequence ATGGCAATTTTTTTAGACAATATATTAAAAGCAATTCATAATTCAGTTATAGAGGCTCAAAAAATTTCAGAGCAACAACATATGAGAGCTTTAGGTAGATATTTTTATTTAGATAAAAATGAAGAGATTATGGAGTACGAAGGTGTAACAATTGATGATTTAGGGATGCCTAAAAATGTTGATGTAAAATTACCGTTTATTGAGGAAAATGAACTAAAATATCATGATGTACAGATTCCTTTGATTGCTTTAAGTCCTCCAAGTTCTATCAAAATAAAAAACTTGAAAGTAAGCTTTGAAGCTAGAATTACAGGTGTTGATGAGAGTCAAAAAAGGGAAAAAGGTTTTTTCAAATTTTTTAAATCAAAAGATGGTTCTAGGCAATTAGAGAAAAAAGATGATAACTCTTCAAAAGGACCAATAAAAGTTGATTTTTCAGGTGATAATAAAAATGCAGGTGTGGCAAAAATTGAGATTGAATTTGAAAACTCAGATGTACCTGAAACTTTTGCTAGAATTAATGATCATATTGTAAAGACTTTTCCATTTTAA
- a CDS encoding DUF2589 domain-containing protein, whose amino-acid sequence MALGDEFKGLPMESLIGAPLTAACESNLKLAKTTAEFIDTVGFDTQGDKKVVRTAQFAYNVFDQDGKEQKVDIDVPLLAVVQIPSLKVDLVDITFDMEIRSSETSKSSEDKQASLSATGKIGYGPFSLKVSVSGSVSAHKENTRSTDKSAKYHVQVRATDHGMPEGLARVLDIMNKAIVPTGLPASQAKEKAITE is encoded by the coding sequence ATGGCACTAGGTGATGAATTTAAAGGTTTACCAATGGAGTCTCTAATTGGAGCTCCTCTTACGGCTGCTTGCGAATCTAATTTAAAGTTAGCAAAAACAACAGCTGAGTTTATAGATACAGTTGGGTTTGATACTCAAGGGGACAAAAAAGTTGTAAGAACTGCACAGTTTGCATACAATGTTTTTGATCAAGACGGAAAAGAACAAAAAGTTGATATAGATGTACCTCTATTAGCTGTTGTTCAAATTCCAAGTTTAAAAGTAGATTTAGTTGATATAACTTTTGATATGGAAATTAGAAGCTCAGAAACTTCTAAAAGTTCAGAAGATAAACAAGCCTCTTTATCTGCTACAGGTAAAATAGGTTATGGTCCATTTAGTCTAAAAGTATCTGTGTCAGGTTCTGTATCTGCACATAAAGAGAATACAAGAAGTACAGATAAATCTGCAAAATATCATGTTCAAGTAAGAGCAACAGATCATGGTATGCCTGAAGGTTTAGCTAGAGTCTTGGATATTATGAATAAGGCAATTGTTCCAACTGGATTACCAGCTTCACAAGCTAAAGAGAAAGCTATTACAGAGTAA
- a CDS encoding TAXI family TRAP transporter solute-binding subunit, with translation MKYCHALLAVILFSLFGSLMIYKINNTFPNELKIATADKLGAYYYFAQKYQKVLKEEGIDLKIVQTKGSFDALKQLSERDVDIAFVQGGTASKYKDKNLISLASVFYEPLWVFYKKDLKIKHLSDLKNHNISIGQEGSGTNELCKTLLIENSVNDLNKIYSYSNEEVLNRLKRNELDAVCIVVSAQAKVIKELLNLKDMELMSFNRNLAYKVKYHFINSIVLGEGVIDLYENKPSSDKKLLVTTASLVVRADFNQNLQNLIIRKIEKIHKEGGFLDPKGFFPSIEFVDLPISENTKAYLQNGPSWIEDYLPFWLFSFIEQSLIIVLPLIPLIIILIKMIFPSYSLYIKHKIFLYEQKLYNLEDKLDENLNESELDEINRLKRAIERDCIVYFLYTQIYYLLILKLYVLKKRLTDNKNKF, from the coding sequence ATGAAATATTGTCATGCCCTATTAGCAGTTATTCTTTTTTCTCTTTTTGGTAGTTTAATGATTTACAAAATTAATAATACTTTTCCAAATGAGTTAAAAATTGCAACTGCTGATAAATTAGGAGCTTACTACTATTTTGCACAAAAGTATCAAAAGGTTTTAAAAGAGGAGGGAATAGATTTAAAAATAGTACAGACAAAAGGTTCTTTTGATGCACTTAAACAGTTAAGTGAAAGAGATGTAGATATTGCTTTTGTTCAAGGCGGTACGGCTTCTAAATATAAAGATAAAAATCTTATCTCATTAGCAAGTGTTTTTTATGAACCTTTATGGGTTTTTTATAAAAAAGATTTGAAGATTAAACATCTTTCAGATTTGAAAAATCATAATATTTCCATAGGACAAGAAGGAAGTGGCACAAATGAATTGTGTAAAACTTTATTAATTGAAAATAGTGTAAATGATCTGAATAAAATCTACTCTTATTCAAATGAGGAGGTTTTAAATAGGTTAAAAAGAAATGAGCTTGATGCTGTTTGTATAGTCGTTTCAGCTCAAGCAAAAGTAATAAAAGAGTTATTAAATTTAAAAGATATGGAGCTAATGTCTTTTAATCGTAATTTGGCATATAAAGTTAAATACCATTTTATAAATAGTATTGTTTTAGGTGAAGGAGTAATTGATTTATATGAAAATAAACCTTCAAGTGATAAAAAACTGCTTGTTACTACTGCATCTTTGGTTGTAAGAGCTGATTTTAATCAAAATTTGCAAAATCTGATAATTAGAAAAATTGAAAAAATACATAAAGAGGGTGGGTTTTTAGATCCAAAAGGATTTTTCCCTTCTATTGAGTTTGTTGATTTGCCTATTAGTGAAAATACAAAAGCATATTTGCAAAATGGACCATCATGGATTGAAGATTATCTGCCTTTTTGGTTGTTCTCTTTTATCGAACAATCTTTAATTATAGTATTACCTTTGATCCCTTTAATAATTATTTTAATAAAGATGATTTTTCCCTCTTACTCTTTATATATAAAACATAAAATATTTTTGTATGAACAAAAGTTATATAACCTAGAAGATAAATTAGATGAAAATTTAAATGAGAGTGAGTTAGATGAGATTAATAGGCTTAAAAGGGCTATAGAGAGAGATTGCATAGTATATTTTCTTTATACTCAAATATATTATCTTTTGATTTTAAAGCTTTATGTTTTAAAAAAACGTTTAACTGACAATAAGAACAAATTTTAA
- a CDS encoding lysozyme: MDKKINQEGIVLIKHFESLRLEAYQDSVGIWTIGWGHTGNRDGSVYKGLIITEEEAENFLLEDLKVFESGVNSLVTLDINDNQFSALVSFAFNLGVNSLKKSTLLKLLNENNQFNCAKEFVKWSKAGGIRLEGLVRRRLSERNLFCSYPNFIVEKLTKDWENNYLEM; encoded by the coding sequence ATGGATAAAAAAATAAATCAAGAGGGGATAGTTTTAATCAAGCACTTTGAATCACTAAGATTAGAAGCATATCAAGATAGTGTAGGAATTTGGACTATAGGATGGGGACATACAGGAAATAGAGATGGAAGTGTTTATAAAGGACTTATTATCACTGAAGAAGAGGCTGAAAACTTTTTATTAGAGGACTTAAAAGTTTTTGAATCGGGTGTTAATAGTTTAGTAACTTTGGATATTAATGATAATCAATTTTCTGCATTGGTTTCTTTTGCTTTTAATTTAGGAGTTAACAGTTTAAAAAAATCAACACTTTTAAAGTTGTTAAATGAGAATAATCAATTTAATTGTGCAAAAGAGTTTGTAAAGTGGTCAAAAGCTGGTGGTATTAGATTGGAAGGTCTAGTTAGAAGAAGATTATCTGAACGAAATCTATTTTGTTCCTATCCCAATTTTATAGTAGAAAAACTTACTAAGGATTGGGAAAATAACTATTTAGAGATGTAG
- a CDS encoding response regulator, which produces MKKNILIVEDEMIIALDIKNTLKKNNFNVIGISNSHKQTIVKINDSLNSRIDVDLILMDINISGPTDGIQSCNIIYQKYKIPIIFLSAHKEEDTLEMIKDSYAKAYFTKPIKYEELLIAIHFIINKNSKSYTKGKEKVELKNCFSFNLEKKSLYHDNKEILLTRKEKKLIYLLCKNKNNYVSYESLFSYVWEKDIVNISKIRGSIFRIKRKVPFLEIANSKECGYKLE; this is translated from the coding sequence TTGAAAAAGAATATTTTAATTGTTGAAGATGAGATGATTATTGCTTTAGATATAAAAAATACATTGAAGAAAAATAACTTTAATGTAATAGGAATTTCAAACTCTCATAAACAAACAATTGTCAAAATTAATGATTCATTAAATAGTAGGATAGATGTTGATTTAATTTTGATGGATATAAATATTTCAGGTCCAACAGATGGAATTCAAAGCTGTAATATAATTTATCAGAAATATAAAATTCCTATTATTTTCTTAAGTGCTCATAAGGAGGAGGATACTCTTGAGATGATAAAAGATAGTTATGCAAAAGCATACTTTACAAAACCAATAAAATATGAAGAGCTTTTAATCGCTATTCATTTTATAATAAATAAAAATTCAAAAAGCTATACAAAAGGAAAAGAGAAAGTAGAACTAAAAAATTGTTTTTCCTTTAATTTAGAAAAAAAATCCCTCTATCATGATAATAAAGAGATTTTATTAACAAGAAAAGAGAAAAAATTAATATATCTATTATGTAAAAATAAAAACAATTATGTCTCCTATGAGAGTCTATTTTCATATGTTTGGGAAAAAGATATTGTCAATATCAGTAAAATAAGAGGTTCAATTTTCAGAATTAAAAGAAAAGTTCCTTTTTTAGAAATTGCAAATAGTAAAGAGTGTGGATATAAACTAGAATAA